A single Perca flavescens isolate YP-PL-M2 chromosome 2, PFLA_1.0, whole genome shotgun sequence DNA region contains:
- the mafgb gene encoding v-maf avian musculoaponeurotic fibrosarcoma oncogene homolog Gb produces the protein MTTTTNKGNKALKVKREPGENGTSLTDDELVTMSVRELNQHLRGLTKEEILQLKQRRRTLKNRGYAASCRVKRVTQKEELEKQKTQLQQEVDKLANENASMRVELDALRSKYEALQTFARTVARSPTVGVGVRAGVGGGGGGGMASSVIGPLIPGKMATATSVITIVKSKTDARS, from the exons ATGACGACGACGACTAACAAAGGAAATAAAGCCTTGAAG GTGAAGCGTGAGCCGGGGGAGAATGGCACCAGCCTCACGGACGACGAGCTGGTGACCATGTCAGTGCGGGAGCTGAACCAGCACCTCAGAGGGCTCACCAAAGAAGAGATCCTGCAACTGAAACAACGGCGGCGCACGCTAAAGAACCGCGGCTACGCCGCCAGTTGCCGGGTGAAGCGAGTCACTCAGAAGGAGGAGCTGGAGAAGCAGAagacccagctgcagcaggaggTGGACAAACTGGCCAATGAGAATGCTTCGATGCGCGTGGAGCTGGACGCTCTGAGGTCTAAGTACGAGGCGTTACAGACCTTCGCCAGGACTGTGGCAAGGAGCCCCACTGTCGGGGTCGGGGTGAGGGCtggggtggggggaggaggagggggagggatgGCGTCATCAGTCATCGGCCCACTCATACCGGGTAAGATGGCAACAGCGACGAGCGTGATTACAATAGTGAAGTCAAAAACGGATGCACGGTCTTGA